The Thioalkalivibrio thiocyanodenitrificans ARhD 1 genome window below encodes:
- a CDS encoding S8 family serine peptidase produces the protein MKRKVSPAAHAGILLLVSLLFAPLLAVAASAPAPLTPKGVIEGHYIVVLRPDVHDPGAVARDLARQHGFEAGFVYAHALKGFSAALSPRSADALRRNPLVDFIEADQMVRIMSQSVPTGIRRVFAMDNPGLEIDGVDDWRVDADVAVLDTGIDATHPDLHVVTSVDCSGGSPWAGSCKSGGDDGNGHGTHVAGTIAAIDNGIGVVGVAPGARLWSVKVLRNDGSGYMSWIIAGIDWVTARAHTVRVANMSLGCECTSQALDQAITNSVKAGVSYVVSAGNSAKDAETFSPARHPDVITVSALADFDGLPGGEGASTCRQDTDDTLANFSNFGRLIDIAAPGVCILSTWPGAAYRTLSGTSMAAPHAAGAAAILVASGIANPEQVRAELTQAGNLDWVDTSGDGHHEPLLDVGDGNLFAPVMVAGTAAPPGEAVASVSIHSPANGTSFLVGDNILFEGAADDGEGGDLSLSLRWTSSIDGEIGTGASFTAQLAAGEHTITAQIEEPAASASVVITVSEAGTGALLVESISYQTSGGRNSDRHLTVTVAIADADGPAGGVSVEVVVANTTTGASWQGTSTTDSNGNASYSINNHPAGCYETKIVTLNGEDPGAYEDADPGYCK, from the coding sequence ATGAAGCGCAAGGTCTCCCCTGCCGCACACGCCGGTATCCTCCTTCTTGTGAGTCTCCTGTTCGCCCCGCTGCTCGCGGTGGCGGCGTCTGCACCCGCCCCGCTTACGCCGAAGGGGGTGATCGAGGGACATTACATCGTGGTGCTGAGGCCCGACGTGCACGACCCGGGCGCGGTCGCGCGTGATCTCGCCCGGCAGCACGGTTTCGAGGCCGGGTTCGTCTATGCCCATGCCCTCAAGGGCTTCTCCGCTGCACTGAGCCCCAGGAGCGCGGACGCCCTGCGCCGCAACCCGCTCGTGGACTTCATCGAGGCCGACCAGATGGTCCGGATCATGTCCCAGTCGGTCCCCACCGGGATCCGGCGGGTCTTCGCCATGGACAATCCGGGACTCGAAATCGACGGGGTGGACGATTGGCGCGTGGATGCCGACGTTGCTGTGCTCGATACCGGCATCGACGCGACGCATCCCGATCTCCACGTCGTGACGAGCGTCGACTGCTCCGGCGGCAGCCCGTGGGCTGGAAGCTGCAAGAGCGGAGGCGACGATGGTAACGGACACGGCACGCACGTCGCCGGCACGATCGCGGCCATCGACAACGGCATCGGCGTCGTCGGGGTCGCCCCGGGGGCGCGCCTGTGGTCGGTCAAGGTGCTGCGCAACGACGGTTCCGGTTACATGTCCTGGATCATTGCCGGAATCGACTGGGTGACGGCGCGGGCCCACACCGTCCGCGTCGCCAACATGAGCCTGGGCTGCGAGTGCACGAGCCAGGCCCTTGATCAGGCCATAACCAACTCGGTGAAGGCCGGTGTGAGCTATGTCGTCTCGGCCGGCAACAGTGCAAAGGACGCGGAGACCTTCAGCCCCGCCAGGCATCCGGATGTCATCACGGTATCCGCGCTCGCCGACTTCGACGGCCTGCCGGGCGGAGAGGGTGCGTCCACCTGCCGCCAGGACACGGACGACACGCTCGCCAACTTCAGCAACTTCGGCCGGCTGATCGATATCGCCGCCCCCGGCGTATGCATTCTCTCGACCTGGCCGGGCGCGGCCTACCGCACCCTGAGCGGCACCAGCATGGCCGCGCCGCACGCCGCCGGCGCCGCCGCGATCCTGGTGGCAAGTGGCATCGCGAACCCCGAACAGGTGCGTGCCGAACTGACCCAGGCCGGCAACCTCGATTGGGTGGATACCTCCGGCGACGGTCACCACGAGCCGCTGCTCGACGTCGGCGACGGCAATCTCTTCGCGCCGGTGATGGTGGCCGGCACCGCCGCCCCGCCCGGCGAGGCGGTGGCCTCAGTGAGCATCCACAGCCCCGCCAACGGCACCTCATTCCTGGTCGGTGACAACATCCTGTTCGAGGGTGCAGCCGACGACGGCGAGGGCGGCGATCTCTCGTTGTCCCTGCGCTGGACATCGAGCATCGACGGCGAGATCGGCACAGGCGCGAGCTTCACGGCCCAGCTCGCTGCGGGTGAACACACGATCACGGCGCAGATCGAGGAGCCCGCCGCGAGCGCCAGCGTTGTCATCACCGTGAGCGAGGCGGGTACCGGGGCCCTGTTGGTCGAATCGATCAGTTACCAGACCTCGGGCGGACGGAACAGCGACCGCCACCTCACCGTCACGGTCGCGATCGCCGATGCCGATGGACCCGCCGGTGGCGTGAGCGTCGAGGTCGTCGTCGCCAATACTACGACCGGTGCCTCCTGGCAAGGCACCTCTACGACCGACTCGAACGGCAACGCCTCGTACAGCATCAACAACCACCCGGCGGGCTGCTACGAGACGAAGATCGTCACGCTCAACGGCGAAGATCCGGGAGCGTATGAAGACGCAGACCCGGGATACTGCAAGTAG
- a CDS encoding DUF7933 domain-containing protein: protein MLEIHPLHREILSFVAGWRRVKNGQAPVTRAGVVLPALLAMFLLALPAVAVAQLTVTPITWDVVGLDHNRPLSEGPELFPVGASVCSDSGTGTDAVTAEFSWDGPDSDAGTPDDWIISRPGSLTVLEFDPLEAGECVDAYFEIQVIRGAGAFGVSREYRITATAGPEVAVTPTPRQIFVERLVSQNRNRTQSIRWGRQADGSDWQLLGGGSSLNLEVGETYFIELTTQTATAYEQIESFLTLSNTIFQVLSVSTDYSTRNFDPLIPDPNPSLYGDGCQWDPDPNSPNYLSCLATGKAGGTVTTVYQIRIVSGGGERVNLEALIYDFSGSSFHYNTDFVRSPGELVVFTPSAPEFSKRFIPGTIGADGIATVRFTISNPNPIPQSGYSFTDTLPAGMEVAADPNLSSSCGGSTNASAGGSVISLAGGELEANSSCTILVDVTVPEDAGASYPQTLENSVDLRVGDPGDPEFTLNATAELEVTEFPPPPQVCTPNALVAWDGFDSASTPTATADPENRSPAASGGAGLTFSTATISGRGVWNARANTANQSLSQALSSNAYYQFSLNTVGLDTVDFALEAFRQNVNAPESLTLFWGADTSSLTQSATLTPVPTRSNSVGFRNLRASGLGNLDDGTGGGDGITVFRVYAYGASGTNQDVSVLDVMISDGDTCTDADPSTAPDPPQVSKRFESPPGTEVSSAGLGQELRLLFTITNPNAADGLTGLRLVDALPPGLEVVPDTFDNNCTGGVWAEDPQGVLVLEDSSINASATCTLAVDVRATSVGGLTNLSDPIDANETLAGNSARASLTVDAPSETPSMVKFFEPNPLFDPAGATRLVFRITNNDSSDAIEQVGFSDTLPDGLVLANPLADEATGNCGSPTVSRTAADLVEVFGATVPPSTVCEISVDVELADPGMELPAWFENVSGPVRHVFNGVTIEGNQATATLLVDEPIPSVRLLKQVGLTSDIDGAWSDYVGVALNTDVYFRYAVENIGESELSAISLSDPELGLDLSNCVWTDTQGNALGQGFVLPVADFADPEAHIAVCIAGPETVAQAVELTTWATVQATAPTGDVQGSDDATVATAALDVVKSADPEQFEAAGETISYTFTVTNSGPAILSGPVLIDDPLIPDVSCPPVSSIGDNDNFFSPDDGALVCTGTYVTTDEDVSAGRVENTATATAGAGTPSAPAIESEPDTAITAIGGGTELPPIESSDEPVPIPIGGGWALWLLLALIGAAGIIGPNWRRRRPGAC from the coding sequence ATGCTGGAGATCCACCCCTTGCATCGTGAGATCCTGTCTTTTGTCGCCGGATGGCGGCGCGTAAAGAATGGTCAAGCCCCCGTCACGCGTGCCGGCGTCGTACTGCCGGCACTGCTTGCCATGTTCCTTCTTGCACTCCCCGCTGTCGCCGTCGCACAGCTTACGGTGACGCCGATCACCTGGGACGTGGTGGGCCTGGATCACAATCGGCCGCTGAGCGAAGGGCCGGAACTGTTTCCGGTCGGGGCAAGTGTATGCTCGGACAGCGGGACCGGTACTGACGCGGTCACGGCCGAGTTCAGTTGGGACGGTCCGGATTCCGACGCCGGAACGCCCGACGACTGGATCATCAGCCGCCCCGGTTCCCTGACGGTGCTGGAGTTCGATCCGCTGGAGGCCGGCGAGTGCGTGGACGCGTACTTCGAGATCCAGGTGATTCGTGGTGCCGGCGCGTTCGGAGTTTCCCGTGAGTACCGGATTACCGCTACCGCGGGCCCGGAGGTTGCCGTCACGCCGACCCCGCGACAGATCTTCGTCGAGCGGCTGGTTTCGCAGAACCGAAACCGGACCCAGAGCATCCGCTGGGGCCGGCAGGCCGACGGCTCGGACTGGCAATTGCTCGGTGGCGGTTCCTCGCTCAATCTGGAGGTCGGCGAGACCTACTTCATCGAGCTGACCACGCAAACCGCGACCGCCTATGAGCAGATCGAGTCGTTCCTCACGCTGTCAAACACCATATTCCAGGTGCTCTCGGTCAGCACCGATTACTCTACCCGCAATTTCGACCCGCTCATTCCGGATCCGAATCCCAGCCTGTACGGCGATGGTTGCCAATGGGACCCGGACCCGAACAGCCCGAACTACCTGTCGTGCCTGGCGACCGGCAAGGCCGGCGGCACGGTCACGACCGTCTATCAGATCCGCATCGTTTCCGGCGGCGGCGAGCGGGTCAACCTGGAAGCCCTGATCTACGACTTTTCCGGTTCCAGCTTCCACTACAACACCGACTTCGTTCGCTCGCCCGGAGAGCTCGTGGTATTCACGCCCAGCGCGCCGGAATTCAGCAAGCGATTCATTCCCGGCACAATCGGGGCCGATGGCATCGCCACGGTGCGGTTCACGATTTCCAACCCGAACCCGATTCCCCAAAGCGGGTACTCGTTCACCGACACCCTTCCGGCCGGCATGGAAGTGGCCGCTGATCCCAACCTCTCAAGCAGTTGCGGTGGCAGCACGAATGCCTCTGCCGGCGGCAGTGTCATATCACTGGCGGGGGGGGAGCTGGAAGCCAACAGCTCCTGTACCATCCTGGTCGACGTGACGGTGCCGGAGGATGCCGGCGCCAGCTATCCGCAGACGCTGGAGAACAGCGTCGATTTGCGGGTCGGCGATCCGGGCGATCCCGAATTCACGCTCAATGCCACCGCCGAGCTGGAAGTCACCGAGTTCCCGCCACCGCCACAGGTTTGCACACCGAATGCGCTGGTGGCCTGGGACGGCTTCGACAGTGCGTCGACTCCCACTGCGACCGCCGATCCCGAGAACCGTTCTCCGGCCGCCTCGGGCGGGGCGGGCCTGACCTTTTCAACCGCGACCATCTCCGGACGCGGCGTCTGGAACGCGCGTGCCAACACCGCCAACCAGAGTCTGTCCCAGGCACTTTCGTCCAATGCCTACTACCAGTTCAGCCTGAATACCGTCGGCCTGGATACCGTGGACTTCGCGCTGGAGGCATTCCGCCAGAACGTCAACGCGCCCGAGTCACTGACGCTGTTCTGGGGCGCGGACACATCCAGCCTCACCCAGTCGGCGACGCTCACTCCGGTGCCCACCCGTTCCAACTCCGTCGGGTTCCGCAACCTTCGCGCCTCGGGGTTGGGCAACCTGGACGACGGCACCGGCGGTGGCGACGGCATTACCGTGTTTCGCGTCTATGCCTATGGCGCCTCGGGCACCAACCAGGATGTCAGCGTCCTGGATGTAATGATTTCCGACGGAGATACCTGCACCGATGCCGACCCCTCGACTGCGCCGGATCCTCCGCAGGTCAGCAAGCGCTTCGAGAGCCCACCCGGAACCGAGGTAAGTTCGGCAGGGCTGGGTCAGGAGCTTCGGCTGCTCTTCACCATCACCAACCCGAACGCGGCGGACGGGCTGACCGGCCTGCGCCTGGTCGACGCGCTGCCGCCGGGACTCGAGGTGGTGCCCGACACTTTCGACAACAACTGCACTGGCGGGGTCTGGGCCGAAGACCCGCAGGGCGTGCTGGTGCTCGAAGACAGCAGCATTAACGCCTCGGCTACGTGCACGCTGGCAGTCGACGTGCGGGCAACCTCGGTGGGCGGGCTGACCAATCTCAGCGACCCGATCGATGCCAATGAGACGCTGGCGGGCAATTCGGCCCGAGCCAGCCTCACGGTCGACGCGCCGTCGGAGACCCCCTCGATGGTCAAGTTCTTCGAGCCCAACCCACTGTTCGATCCCGCCGGCGCCACGCGCCTGGTCTTTCGCATCACCAACAACGACAGTTCAGATGCGATTGAGCAGGTCGGCTTCAGCGATACGCTACCGGACGGTCTGGTGCTGGCAAATCCGCTGGCCGACGAGGCCACCGGCAACTGCGGGTCGCCGACAGTCAGCAGAACCGCGGCCGATCTCGTGGAGGTTTTCGGCGCCACGGTGCCGCCGAGTACCGTCTGCGAGATTTCAGTGGATGTGGAACTGGCCGATCCGGGCATGGAGTTGCCGGCGTGGTTCGAGAACGTTTCCGGCCCGGTCCGCCATGTCTTCAACGGCGTGACCATCGAGGGTAATCAGGCCACGGCCACGCTGTTGGTCGATGAGCCCATTCCCTCGGTGCGGCTACTGAAGCAGGTCGGCCTGACGTCCGACATCGATGGCGCCTGGTCCGACTACGTGGGCGTGGCGCTGAACACCGATGTCTATTTCAGGTATGCGGTCGAGAACATCGGCGAGAGCGAACTGTCGGCCATCTCGCTGTCTGACCCCGAACTTGGCCTTGACCTTTCCAACTGCGTCTGGACCGATACGCAGGGCAATGCGCTGGGACAGGGTTTTGTGCTGCCAGTGGCCGACTTCGCCGATCCGGAAGCCCACATCGCAGTATGCATTGCCGGGCCCGAGACCGTGGCTCAGGCCGTGGAGTTGACCACATGGGCAACCGTGCAGGCCACGGCCCCGACCGGCGACGTGCAGGGCAGCGACGATGCCACGGTCGCGACCGCCGCGCTGGACGTGGTGAAAAGCGCCGATCCGGAGCAGTTCGAGGCCGCGGGCGAGACGATCAGTTACACCTTCACGGTCACCAATTCCGGCCCGGCGATCCTGAGCGGACCGGTGCTGATCGACGACCCGCTGATCCCGGATGTGAGCTGTCCGCCGGTGTCGAGCATTGGAGATAACGACAACTTCTTCTCGCCCGACGACGGTGCGCTGGTCTGCACCGGCACCTATGTCACCACCGACGAGGATGTCAGCGCCGGCCGGGTGGAGAATACGGCAACGGCCACTGCGGGAGCCGGAACGCCATCGGCCCCGGCCATCGAATCGGAGCCCGATACTGCGATTACCGCCATAGGCGGGGGAACGGAGTTGCCCCCGATTGAATCTTCCGATGAACCGGTGCCGATTCCGATTGGCGGTGGCTGGGCGCTGTGGTTGCTGCTGGCACTGATCGGCGCTGCCGGAATAATCGGACCGAATTGGCGGCGGCGTCGGCCCGGGGCCTGCTGA
- a CDS encoding IS3 family transposase: MKYAFIREHRHQHTFSRLCAVLGVSRSGYHDWLDRPESPRTQESKRLTAKIAYYHQRSRQNYGSPKIHKDLVAEGAACGVNRVARLMKAADIKSRMARKFVITTDSKNTLQPAPDLLQRRFTVDQPDTAWVSDTTFIPTREGWLYLAVLLDLFSRQVIGWAMGNRNDTELVQQALTMALWRRKKVDNLIVHSDQGSTYASTTYRQQLRENGLRCSMSRKGECLDNAVAESFFGSLKNELVHHEDYKTRAEAKQSLFEYIEVFYNRQRRHASLRYLAPVEYEARYASN, translated from the coding sequence GTGAAGTACGCCTTCATCCGGGAACACCGTCATCAACACACCTTCTCACGGCTGTGCGCGGTACTGGGGGTCTCCCGTAGCGGGTACCACGACTGGCTGGATCGGCCCGAGAGCCCGCGGACCCAGGAAAGCAAACGACTCACCGCGAAGATCGCCTACTATCATCAACGTTCCCGGCAAAACTACGGCTCGCCGAAGATCCACAAAGACCTGGTCGCCGAAGGCGCGGCCTGTGGTGTTAACCGGGTGGCTCGCCTGATGAAGGCGGCGGACATCAAGTCCCGGATGGCCCGCAAGTTCGTCATCACCACGGATTCGAAGAACACCCTGCAGCCCGCACCCGATCTGCTACAGCGACGATTTACCGTCGACCAGCCGGACACTGCCTGGGTTTCTGATACCACCTTCATCCCCACCCGCGAGGGCTGGCTCTACCTCGCCGTGCTCCTGGACCTCTTCTCCCGTCAGGTGATCGGCTGGGCCATGGGCAACCGCAACGATACCGAACTGGTGCAGCAGGCCCTGACTATGGCGCTGTGGCGTCGAAAAAAGGTCGACAACCTCATCGTCCACTCCGATCAGGGCAGCACCTATGCCTCGACGACGTACCGGCAGCAGTTACGCGAGAACGGCCTGCGCTGCAGCATGAGCCGCAAGGGCGAGTGCCTCGACAACGCGGTGGCCGAAAGCTTCTTCGGTTCCCTGAAGAACGAACTGGTGCACCACGAGGACTACAAGACCCGGGCAGAAGCCAAGCAAAGCCTCTTTGAGTACATCGAGGTGTTCTACAACCGGCAACGACGGCATGCTTCGTTACGCTACCTGGCGCCGGTAGAATACGAAGCACGATACGCGAGCAATTAA
- a CDS encoding transposase — protein MTVKRKPYKTYPEAFKLEALRLLEESDRPASEVARQLGIRRNQLYKWKEQMSQKGKVASSKRGRPRKEGQSEMATLRQENKRLKEENEILKKAAAYFARESK, from the coding sequence ATGACCGTCAAACGCAAGCCCTATAAAACCTATCCCGAAGCCTTTAAGCTCGAAGCCCTGCGCTTGCTGGAGGAATCCGACAGGCCGGCCAGTGAAGTAGCCCGGCAGCTCGGCATCCGACGCAACCAGCTCTACAAATGGAAGGAACAGATGAGTCAGAAAGGCAAGGTGGCTTCAAGCAAACGGGGCCGGCCCAGGAAAGAAGGCCAGAGCGAGATGGCCACGCTTCGCCAGGAGAACAAGCGGCTCAAGGAGGAGAATGAAATCCTAAAAAAAGCCGCGGCGTACTTTGCTCGGGAGTCCAAGTGA
- the katG gene encoding catalase/peroxidase HPI: MSAQDTKTTGKCPVMHGANSAVGTSNMDWWPNALNLDILHQHDTKTNPMDKDFSYREAVKSLDHEAVKQDVEALMTDSQDWWPADWGHYGGLMIRMAWHAAGSYRMADGRGGANTGNQRFAPLNSWPDNANLDKARRLLWPIKQKYGNRLSWADLIILAGNVAYESMGLKTFGFGFGREDIWHPEKDTYWGAEKEWLAPSDERYEDVENPSSMENPLAAVQMGLIYVNPEGVNGKPDPLKTAAQVRETFARMGMNDEETVALTAGGHTVGKTHGNGRAENLGPSPEGADVSEQGLGWMNHTSRGVGRDTVTSGIEGAWTTHPTKWDDGYFDMLFGHEWELKKSPAGAWQWEPVDIREEDKPVDVEDPSIRRKPIMTDADMAMKMDPVYREISERFHKDPAYLTETFARAWFKLIHRDMGPKARYIGPEVPAEDLIWQDPVPAGNTGYDVDAVKAKIAASGLSIAEMVSTAWDSARTFRQSDYRGGANGARIRLAPQKDWEGNEPARLQKVLSVLEPIAAESGASVADVIVLAGNVGIEQAAKAAGFDVTVPFSSGRGDATEEMTDADGFSVLEPIHDGYRNWVKKDYVVSAEELMLDRTQLMGLTAAEMTVLVGGMRVLGTNHGGAKHGVFTDREGALSQDFFVNLTDMNNVWKPAGAHYEIHDRKTDAVKWTATRVDLVFGSNSILRAYAEVYAQDDNREKFVRDFINAWNKVMNADRFDLK, from the coding sequence ATGTCCGCACAAGACACCAAGACGACAGGCAAATGCCCGGTGATGCACGGGGCGAACTCCGCGGTGGGCACGTCGAATATGGACTGGTGGCCCAATGCGCTGAATCTCGACATCCTGCATCAGCACGATACCAAGACCAACCCGATGGACAAGGACTTTTCCTACCGCGAGGCGGTCAAGTCGCTGGACCATGAGGCGGTCAAGCAGGACGTCGAGGCGCTGATGACCGACAGCCAGGACTGGTGGCCGGCGGACTGGGGCCATTACGGCGGTCTGATGATCCGCATGGCTTGGCACGCCGCCGGTTCCTACCGGATGGCCGATGGCCGAGGTGGCGCCAACACGGGCAACCAGCGCTTCGCGCCCCTGAATTCCTGGCCCGACAACGCCAACCTCGACAAGGCCCGCCGCCTGCTGTGGCCGATCAAGCAAAAATACGGCAACCGCCTCTCCTGGGCCGACCTGATCATTCTGGCGGGCAACGTGGCCTATGAGTCCATGGGCCTCAAGACCTTCGGCTTCGGCTTCGGTCGCGAGGACATCTGGCATCCGGAAAAGGACACCTACTGGGGTGCCGAGAAGGAATGGTTGGCGCCCAGCGACGAACGTTACGAGGACGTCGAAAACCCCTCGTCCATGGAGAACCCCCTGGCCGCGGTGCAGATGGGTCTGATCTACGTGAACCCCGAAGGCGTGAACGGCAAGCCGGACCCGCTCAAGACCGCGGCCCAGGTGCGCGAGACCTTCGCCCGCATGGGGATGAACGACGAAGAGACCGTGGCACTGACCGCCGGCGGCCACACCGTCGGCAAGACCCACGGCAACGGTCGGGCCGAGAACCTGGGCCCGAGCCCCGAGGGCGCGGACGTGTCCGAACAGGGCCTGGGCTGGATGAACCACACCAGCCGCGGGGTGGGCCGCGACACCGTGACATCCGGCATCGAGGGCGCCTGGACGACGCATCCGACGAAATGGGACGACGGCTATTTCGACATGCTGTTCGGCCATGAGTGGGAGCTGAAGAAATCCCCCGCCGGCGCCTGGCAGTGGGAACCCGTCGACATCCGCGAGGAGGACAAGCCCGTGGATGTGGAGGACCCGTCGATCCGCCGCAAGCCGATCATGACCGATGCCGACATGGCCATGAAAATGGACCCGGTGTACCGCGAGATCTCCGAGCGCTTCCACAAGGATCCGGCCTATCTGACCGAAACCTTCGCCCGTGCCTGGTTCAAGCTGATCCATCGCGATATGGGCCCGAAGGCGCGCTACATCGGCCCGGAGGTTCCCGCCGAGGATCTGATCTGGCAGGACCCGGTTCCCGCCGGCAACACCGGCTACGACGTGGATGCAGTGAAGGCGAAGATCGCCGCCTCGGGCCTGAGCATCGCCGAGATGGTCTCGACCGCCTGGGACAGCGCCCGCACCTTCCGCCAGTCGGACTACCGAGGCGGCGCCAATGGCGCGCGCATTCGCCTCGCGCCGCAGAAGGACTGGGAAGGCAACGAGCCCGCCCGCCTTCAGAAGGTGCTCTCGGTGCTGGAGCCGATCGCGGCGGAAAGCGGGGCCAGCGTGGCCGACGTGATCGTGCTCGCCGGCAACGTCGGCATCGAGCAGGCCGCCAAGGCCGCCGGGTTCGACGTGACCGTGCCCTTCTCTTCGGGCCGAGGTGATGCGACCGAAGAGATGACCGACGCGGACGGGTTCTCGGTGCTGGAACCGATCCACGACGGCTATCGCAACTGGGTGAAGAAGGACTACGTGGTGAGCGCCGAGGAACTGATGCTCGACCGCACGCAACTGATGGGCCTGACCGCGGCCGAGATGACGGTCCTGGTTGGAGGCATGCGCGTACTGGGCACCAACCACGGCGGCGCCAAACACGGCGTCTTCACCGACCGCGAAGGCGCCCTGAGCCAGGACTTCTTCGTCAACCTGACCGACATGAATAACGTCTGGAAACCGGCCGGTGCTCATTACGAGATCCACGACCGCAAGACGGACGCGGTCAAGTGGACCGCCACCCGGGTCGACCTGGTGTTCGGCTCCAACTCGATCCTGCGCGCCTACGCCGAGGTCTACGCCCAGGATGACAACAGGGAGAAGTTCGTGCGCGACTTCATCAATGCCTGGAACAAGGTGATGAACGCGGACCGCTTCGATCTGAAGTGA
- a CDS encoding HIT family protein produces the protein MTSALPNQDCRFCRIAAGLADPLVFANRSFVAAFDTHPVNPGHALIIPRRHVVSLFELNETEQSDYFDAIQGVREVIETTDMTSLYRNMLSREDLRERPKDHIESVLELPFLGNRPDAYTVGNNDGRAAGRSIDHLHVILLPRYEGDVQDPRGGIRNVIPDRAKYHKRQ, from the coding sequence ATGACCAGCGCCCTACCCAACCAGGATTGTCGCTTCTGCCGGATTGCCGCGGGCCTGGCCGACCCGCTTGTTTTCGCGAACCGCTCGTTCGTCGCCGCCTTCGACACCCACCCGGTCAATCCGGGGCATGCGCTCATCATCCCGCGGCGGCATGTGGTCTCCCTGTTCGAACTCAACGAAACCGAACAATCGGACTATTTCGACGCGATTCAGGGCGTCCGGGAGGTCATCGAAACGACCGATATGACCAGCCTGTATCGCAACATGTTGAGCCGCGAGGACCTGCGGGAGAGACCGAAGGACCACATCGAAAGCGTCCTGGAACTCCCCTTCCTGGGCAACCGGCCCGACGCCTACACGGTGGGCAACAACGACGGCCGGGCGGCGGGACGGAGCATCGACCACCTGCATGTCATCCTCCTGCCGCGCTATGAGGGAGACGTGCAGGATCCAAGGGGCGGCATCCGGAACGTCATCCCCGATCGGGCGAAGTACCACAAGCGACAATGA
- a CDS encoding midcut-by-XrtH protein, whose protein sequence is MTPHHRGLAGALTVLTFVSFTASAQEITTGPEASVSIPVDNPWALGLLLLAFTVCAYVVLQRRTHRVALAVLLSLGLVAGMLWQSPDLRAQVVLMFTNPAGETLPIAVHPVTSNGDIEGFEPADFVNNSGNTLRITGIELPTFARCFPDGADNLLPPGQPDPDPPASCGVGQTLSNGATCRVDVDSICRDLAAANVTLTAISPNSGPAAGGAGVTLTGTGLAGATAVSFDGVAATSVNVVNSTTVTAVTPAHAAGTVDVVIDTPAGGATLTNGYTYLATAVGQSSGGGTIACLNGALNNLIAATADNSMAIEWGGSGTAIGSGAQSVTDGAANTASIVAGLGNNGGTPYAAQLCTDFEVDSQGNTPCQAGNTCYNDWFLPAGNNVTVTGQLNCLFANRAAIGGFAAGFYWSSTEFSGDPVLSAWMQDFNGGGQFAGSKSFAHRVRCVRGFTP, encoded by the coding sequence ATGACACCACACCACCGAGGCCTGGCCGGCGCTCTGACCGTGCTGACGTTTGTCTCATTCACCGCAAGCGCGCAGGAGATCACCACGGGCCCTGAGGCCAGCGTCAGCATACCGGTGGACAATCCCTGGGCCCTCGGGCTGCTGCTACTGGCGTTCACGGTCTGCGCCTATGTCGTGCTGCAAAGGCGCACCCACCGGGTGGCCCTCGCGGTGCTCCTCTCCCTGGGCCTGGTCGCCGGCATGCTCTGGCAGAGCCCTGATCTGCGCGCCCAGGTGGTACTCATGTTTACCAACCCCGCTGGTGAGACCCTGCCCATCGCCGTCCACCCGGTCACCAGCAACGGCGACATCGAGGGTTTCGAACCGGCCGACTTCGTCAACAATTCCGGTAACACACTGCGCATCACGGGTATCGAGCTGCCCACGTTTGCCCGGTGCTTTCCCGACGGGGCCGACAACCTGCTGCCCCCGGGACAGCCCGACCCGGACCCGCCCGCCTCCTGCGGTGTCGGCCAGACACTGTCCAACGGAGCGACCTGCCGGGTAGATGTGGACAGCATCTGCCGCGATCTGGCCGCGGCGAACGTCACGCTCACTGCCATCAGCCCCAACTCCGGCCCGGCAGCCGGGGGCGCAGGCGTCACGCTCACGGGCACCGGACTGGCCGGCGCCACCGCGGTCAGCTTCGACGGGGTCGCGGCCACCAGTGTGAACGTGGTCAACTCCACCACCGTCACCGCCGTCACGCCGGCCCATGCGGCGGGCACCGTGGACGTGGTCATCGACACTCCTGCGGGCGGCGCCACCCTCACCAATGGCTACACCTATCTGGCCACGGCGGTCGGCCAGTCCTCCGGCGGCGGCACCATCGCCTGCCTGAATGGTGCACTTAACAATCTGATCGCCGCCACGGCCGACAACAGCATGGCAATCGAGTGGGGCGGGTCTGGTACAGCGATCGGGTCCGGCGCCCAAAGCGTTACGGATGGCGCGGCCAATACCGCCTCCATCGTAGCGGGCCTCGGCAACAACGGCGGAACCCCCTATGCCGCGCAGTTATGTACAGATTTCGAGGTGGACTCCCAGGGGAACACGCCCTGCCAGGCAGGCAATACCTGTTACAACGACTGGTTCCTTCCAGCGGGTAATAATGTCACGGTGACCGGCCAGCTGAACTGCCTGTTTGCCAATCGTGCCGCTATTGGCGGTTTTGCGGCCGGCTTCTACTGGAGTTCAACAGAGTTCTCTGGCGATCCTGTTCTTAGTGCGTGGATGCAGGATTTCAACGGTGGCGGCCAGTTTGCCGGCTCAAAGAGTTTCGCGCACAGAGTCCGTTGTGTTCGCGGATTCACCCCCTGA